A DNA window from Ipomoea triloba cultivar NCNSP0323 chromosome 10, ASM357664v1 contains the following coding sequences:
- the LOC116032940 gene encoding formin-like protein 17 isoform X2 has product MSELETLFSATVPDSGRRNGGGKSGNAAGAKADKVHLCSVLALDDSTLDIDQIENLIKFCPTKEEMELLKNYKGEKENLGKCEQNSIFQAP; this is encoded by the exons ATGTCTGAACTTGAGACTCTCTTCTCAGCAACTGTTCCAGATTCAG GTCGCAGAAATGGAGGTGGAAAATCAGGTAATGCTGCAGGAGCTAAGGCTGATAAAGTGCATTTG TGTTCTGTTCTAGCGCTGGATGATTCAACATTGGACATTGATCAGATTGAGAATCTTATAAAATTTTGTCCAACTAAGGAAGAAATGGAACTTCTAAAG AATTACAAGGGAGAGAAGGAAAACCTTGGAAAATGTGAACAG AATTCCATTTTTCAGGCTCCTTAG
- the LOC116032940 gene encoding formin-like protein 17 isoform X1, with protein sequence MSELETLFSATVPDSGRRNGGGKSGNAAGAKADKVHLCSVLALDDSTLDIDQIENLIKFCPTKEEMELLKNYKGEKENLGKCEQNLSGGIPEFHFSGSLETVSLVFPAHYQILLVIFTTCLVLISPTATSLGHYLLQWLTL encoded by the exons ATGTCTGAACTTGAGACTCTCTTCTCAGCAACTGTTCCAGATTCAG GTCGCAGAAATGGAGGTGGAAAATCAGGTAATGCTGCAGGAGCTAAGGCTGATAAAGTGCATTTG TGTTCTGTTCTAGCGCTGGATGATTCAACATTGGACATTGATCAGATTGAGAATCTTATAAAATTTTGTCCAACTAAGGAAGAAATGGAACTTCTAAAG AATTACAAGGGAGAGAAGGAAAACCTTGGAAAATGTGAACAG AACCTTAGTGGTGGGATCCCAGAATTCCATTTTTCAGGCTCCTTAGAGACAGTATCACTAGTTTTTCCGGCTCATTACCAGATTTTATTGGTAATCTTCACAACTTGTCTAGTATTGATCTCTCCAACTGCAACTTCTTTGGGTCACTACCTTCTACAATGGCTGACCTTATGA